From Impatiens glandulifera unplaced genomic scaffold, dImpGla2.1, whole genome shotgun sequence, the proteins below share one genomic window:
- the LOC124917216 gene encoding protein REVEILLE 2-like, with protein MDMDIQDHSEGTCANTDFDDQMFLDAANRNCTLDVQSNEPSPTGLEFAMKVRKPYTITKQRERWTEEEHEKFLEALKLHGRAWRRIEEHVATKTAVQIRSHAQKFFSKVVRDSDRSDAGLVKAISIEIPPPRPKRKPVHPYPRKIVASIKTGGRSPSSSNLYASEEEQQQSPTSVLSSLIGSEENNRSATQSPMKSDFSRFEGKPIQSLKLFGKTVLVSDSSPPAMEEGIIFDSSSGYNSNIAYPTVYNMNLSEAGSYPTTVTSSFFPLHRKADESSNSGQTQDKGCWSGSNCETEAHSWKKGFVPYKRCVTEERDSQFDDNEDRSVRLCL; from the exons ATGGACATGGATATACAG GATCATAGTGAAGGAACTTGTGCTAATACAGATTTTGACGATCAAATGTTCTTGGATGCTGCAAACAGAAATTGTACTCTGGATGTCCAGTCAAATGAACCTTCACCTACTGGACTTGAATTTGCTATGAAG GTTAGAAAACCATACACAATAACTAAACAACGTGAGAGATGGACAGAGGAAGAACACGAGAAGTTCCTCGAAGCTCTTAAGTTACACGGGAGAGCTTGGCGTCGAATCGAAG AACATGTTGCCACTAAAACTGCAGTTCAAATTCGTAGCCATGCTCAGAAGTTCTTTTCAAAG GTTGTACGTGATTCGGATCGAAGTGATGCAGGCTTAGTGAAGGCGATTTCAATTGAAATCCCACCTCCTCGTCCAAAGAGGAAACCTGTCCATCCATACCCAAGAAAAATCGTAGCTTCAATCAAAACAGGAGGGAGATCTCCATCCTCTTCAAATTTGTATGCTTCTgaagaagaacaacaacaatCTCCTACTTCTGTACTGTCTTCTCTGATTGGATCAGAAGAGAATAACAGATCCGCCACACAATCTCCCATG AAATCAGATTTCTCAAGATTTGAGGGGAAACCGATCCAGAGTCTGAAGCTATTCGGAAAGACAGTTTTAGTCTCGGATTCTTCACCACCAGCAATGGAAGAAGGAATTATTTTTGATTCATCATCTGGTTATAATTCAAACATTGCATATCCAACCGTCTATAACATGAATTTATCGGAGGCTGGTTCTTATCCAACAACGGTTACAAGCTCTTTCTTTCCTTTACATAGAAAGGCAGATGAATCTTCGAATAGTGGACAGACACAAGATAAAGGTTGTTGGTCTGGTTCAAACTGCGAAACAGAAGCCCATAGCTGGAAGAAAGGTTTTGTTCCTTATAAGAGGTGTGTGACCGAGGAAAGGGATTCTCAATTCGATGATAACGAAGATAGAAGTGTTCGTCTTTGTTTATAG